The proteins below are encoded in one region of Coffea arabica cultivar ET-39 chromosome 4c, Coffea Arabica ET-39 HiFi, whole genome shotgun sequence:
- the LOC140005157 gene encoding ubiquitin receptor RAD23b-like isoform X2: protein MKVPWQKTKCLKTGFSWSCSVRAKLRALPTATAAAISNPTPPEAPPPVLATKTNASASNHEPLPAGAPSNAYGEAASNLVAGTNLEQTIQQIMDMGGGTWDKETVTRALRAAYNNPERAVDYLYSGIPEMAEVAVPVAPTGTNSATQTGLDSDVAVSGAPNSSPLNLFPQENLSGDAGAGLGSLDFLRNNQQFQALRSMVQANPQILQPMLQELGKQNPQLLRLIEEHHQEFLQLISEPMDGSEGDLFDQAEQDMPHAVSVTPAEQEIIERLEAMGFDRALVIEAFLACDRNEELAINYLLENAGDYED from the exons ATGAAAGTACCTTGGCAGAAAACAAAGTGTCTGAAGACGGGTTTCTCGTGGTCATGCTCAGTAAG AGCAAAGCTTCGGGCTCTG CCTACAGCTACTGCTGCAGCAATTTCTAATCCTACACCACCTGAAGCTCCTCCTCCAGTCCT GGCCACAAAGACCAATGCATCTGCTTCTAATCACGAGCCTCTGCCAGCTGG TGCACCTTCCAATGCTTATGGAGAAGCTGCTTCTAATTTAGTTGCTGGCACTAATCTCGAGCAAACAATTCAACAAATAATGGATATGGGTGGTGGCACTTGGGACAAGGAAACAGTTACTCGAGCTCTTCGAGCTGCTTATAACAATCCAGAAAGAGCTGTGGACTATTTATACTCT GGAATTCCAGAAATGGCAGAAGTTGCTGTTCCAGTGGCTCCTACTGGGACTAATTCAGCGACGCAAACTGGTTTGGACTCTGATGTTGCTGTTTCTGGGGCACCCAACTCTTCTCCACTAAATTTGTTTCCTCAG GAGAATCTTTCTGGTGATGCTGGTGCAGGTCTTGGTTCTCTTGATTTTCTTAGGAACAACCAACAG tTCCAAGCTTTGCGGTCAATGGTTCAAGCTAATCCGCAAATTTTACAG CCAATGCTTCAGGAGCTCGGAAAGCAAAATCCTCAACTACTGAGATTAATAGAGGAGCACCATCAAGAGTTTCTTCAATTAATCAGCGAACCAATGGATGGTTCTGAGGG GGATTTATTTGATCAGGCTGAGCAGGATATGCCCCATGCAGTTAGTGTCACACCAGCAGAGCAGGAGATCATTGAGCGA CTTGAGGCAATGGGCTTTGATAGAGCCCTTGTCATTGAGGCCTTCCTAGCATGTGACCGCAACGAGGAACTGGCAATCAATTATCTACTTGAGAATGCTGGAGATTATGAAGATTGA
- the LOC140005157 gene encoding ubiquitin receptor RAD23b-like isoform X1 yields the protein MKLTVKTLKGSHFEIRVQPSDTIMAVKKNIEDMKGKDSYPCGQQLLIHNGKVLKDESTLAENKVSEDGFLVVMLSKSKASGSGGTSSTLPTATAAAISNPTPPEAPPPVLATKTNASASNHEPLPAGAPSNAYGEAASNLVAGTNLEQTIQQIMDMGGGTWDKETVTRALRAAYNNPERAVDYLYSGIPEMAEVAVPVAPTGTNSATQTGLDSDVAVSGAPNSSPLNLFPQENLSGDAGAGLGSLDFLRNNQQFQALRSMVQANPQILQPMLQELGKQNPQLLRLIEEHHQEFLQLISEPMDGSEGDLFDQAEQDMPHAVSVTPAEQEIIERLEAMGFDRALVIEAFLACDRNEELAINYLLENAGDYED from the exons ATGAAGCTCACTGTGAAAACTCTCAAGGGCAGCCACTTTGAAATTAGGGTTCAGCCCAGCGACACT ATTATGGCAGTTAAAAAGAACATTGAAGATATGAAAGGAAAAGATAGTTATCCATGTGGTCAGCAGTTATTGATTCATAATGGAAAGGTATTGAAAGATGAAAGTACCTTGGCAGAAAACAAAGTGTCTGAAGACGGGTTTCTCGTGGTCATGCTCAGTAAG AGCAAAGCTTCGGGCTCTGGTGGGACATCTTCTACCCTG CCTACAGCTACTGCTGCAGCAATTTCTAATCCTACACCACCTGAAGCTCCTCCTCCAGTCCT GGCCACAAAGACCAATGCATCTGCTTCTAATCACGAGCCTCTGCCAGCTGG TGCACCTTCCAATGCTTATGGAGAAGCTGCTTCTAATTTAGTTGCTGGCACTAATCTCGAGCAAACAATTCAACAAATAATGGATATGGGTGGTGGCACTTGGGACAAGGAAACAGTTACTCGAGCTCTTCGAGCTGCTTATAACAATCCAGAAAGAGCTGTGGACTATTTATACTCT GGAATTCCAGAAATGGCAGAAGTTGCTGTTCCAGTGGCTCCTACTGGGACTAATTCAGCGACGCAAACTGGTTTGGACTCTGATGTTGCTGTTTCTGGGGCACCCAACTCTTCTCCACTAAATTTGTTTCCTCAG GAGAATCTTTCTGGTGATGCTGGTGCAGGTCTTGGTTCTCTTGATTTTCTTAGGAACAACCAACAG tTCCAAGCTTTGCGGTCAATGGTTCAAGCTAATCCGCAAATTTTACAG CCAATGCTTCAGGAGCTCGGAAAGCAAAATCCTCAACTACTGAGATTAATAGAGGAGCACCATCAAGAGTTTCTTCAATTAATCAGCGAACCAATGGATGGTTCTGAGGG GGATTTATTTGATCAGGCTGAGCAGGATATGCCCCATGCAGTTAGTGTCACACCAGCAGAGCAGGAGATCATTGAGCGA CTTGAGGCAATGGGCTTTGATAGAGCCCTTGTCATTGAGGCCTTCCTAGCATGTGACCGCAACGAGGAACTGGCAATCAATTATCTACTTGAGAATGCTGGAGATTATGAAGATTGA
- the LOC113740097 gene encoding NAC transcription factor 25-like, whose amino-acid sequence MFCLDKGEESCYLFTIRDLRYENSERTARTTKDGRGHWRMTSKRTPLFEADRSNLNQKNTLVYHLTKPPRPGVPSNKDLKTNWIMHEFVLDRSLYDCCQIPSASTNKLKQVVLCRIYERNKAEAEQEKSRTDQDSTSLRIRDAGGSSVGIERRETCTKRKQRPTSTPEKGT is encoded by the exons ATGTTCT GCTTGGACAAAGGAGAGGAGTCGTGTTATCTTTTCACCATAAGAGATTTGAGGTATGAGAACAGTGAGAGGACTGCCCGGACCACAAAGGATGGAAGGGGCCATTGGAGGATGACTAGCAAGCGTACTCCATTGTTTGAAGCTGATCGCTCAAACTTGAATCAAAAGAATACCCTAGTTTACCACCTCACTAAGCCCCCAAGACCAGGTGTTCCCTCAAATAAGGATCTCAAGACTAATTGGATAATGCATGAATTCGTTCTCGACAGAAGTCTATATGATTGCTGTCAGATTCCATCAGCATCAACCAATAAG CTCAAGCAAGTTGTGTTGTGTAGAATTTATGAAAGAAACAAGGCTGAAGCAGAACAAGAAAAGAGCCGAACTGATCAGGATAGCACAAGTTTACGAATCAGAGACGCAGGTGGCAGTTCTGTTGGAATTGAGAGAAGAGAAACTTGCACCAAAAGGAAGCAACGTCCAACGTCCACCCCAGAAAAAGGCACATGA